The nucleotide window ACTTGTCCACCACGCCGGCCAGAACGGACGGCGAGAGAGGCGCAAAGTGGATCACGGCGTCCAGACGGTTGCGGAACTCGGGCGTGAAGGTGCGCTTGACCGCCTCGCTCTCCTCGCCGGCCCGGCCTACCCGCGAAAAGCCCAGCGCCGGACGGCTGGCGTCAGCCGCGCCCGCATTCGTCGTGAAGATCAGCAGCAGGCCGCGGCCGTCCACCTTCTTGCCCGCATGGTCGGTCAGGGTGCCGTGGTCCATGAGTTGAAGGAAGACGTTGTACACGTCCGGATGTGCCTTCTCGATCTCGTCGAGGAGCAGCACGGCGTGAGGATGCTTGGCGACCGCATCGGTGAGCAGACCCCCCTGGTCAAACCCCACGTAGCCGGGAGGCGCCCCAATCAGACGCGCGACCGTATGCGGCTCCTGGTATTCGGACATGTCGAAGCGCGCAAGGTGAATACCCAGGCGATCGGCCAGCGCGCGGGCCAGTTCGGTCTTGCCGACCCCGGTCGGCCCGGCGAACAGGAACATGCCCTGCGGCTTCTGGGGGTCGCGCAGGCCCGCGCGCGCCAGCTTGACCGCCGAAGCGACCGCCTGCACGGCCTTCTCCTGACCGAAGACGCGCGCGCCCAGGTCGGCCTCCAGGGTGGCGAGACTGCGGACCTCCTCGGCCTTCACGGCGCCCAGCGGCACCCGCGCCATACGCGCCACCGTCGCCTCGATGTCGCTCACCGCGAGCTCGCCGCCCCGGCCGGCGCTGCGGCGAGCCGCCCCCGCCTCGTCGATCACGTCGATGGCCTTGTCCGGTAGGAACCGGTCGCGCAGGTGGCGCGCCGAGAGCCGCACGGCGGCGTCCAGGGCATCGTCGGCGTAGGTCACGCCGTGGTGCGCGGCGTAGTGGGGCGCGAGGCCGCGCAGGATGGCGAGCGCGTCCTCTTCGGAGGGCTCGGGCACCTCGACGGTCTGGAAGCGGCGCCACAGCGCCCGGTCCTTTTCGAGGTGCCGCAGCTCGGCAGGTGTGGTCGCGCCCAGCACCCGCAGTCGCCCCCGCGCGAGCGCCGGCTTGAGGAGGTTGGCGGCGTCCACGCTGCCGCCCTCGGTCGCCCCCGCCCCGACGATGGTGTGCAGTTCGTCGATGAACAGCACGGCGTTCTGGCCGTCCAGCGCCGCGATCACCGCCCCGAGCCGCGCCTCGAAGTCGCCCCGGTAGCGCGTGCCCGCGAGCAGCGCCCCCAGATTCAGGGCATACACCGAAGCCCCCTTCAGGAAGCCGGGGGCCTGGCCGCCCGCCACCCGCTGCGCCAGACCCTCGGCCAGCGCGGTCTTGCCGACACCGGGCTCGCCCACCAGCACGGGATTGTTCTTGCTCCGGCGCGCCAGGATATGCACCGTGCGCTCGAGTTCGGCGTCCCGGCCGATGACCGGGTCGAACTCGCCCGCCCGCGCCTGGGCCGTCAGGTCGGTGGCGTAGGCCTCCAGCGGGTCGGTCTCGGCCGGGGCCTCGGCCTCGGCAGCGGCGCCGTCCACGCCCGGCACGCGGCGTTCGCGGCCCCGGCCCTCGACCTTGGCGACCCCGTGCGAGAGGTAGCTCAAGACGTCCAGCCGGGTCACGCCCTGGGCCTCTAGGGCCGCGCGGGCCGGCGAATCCTCCTCCTCAAGCAGTTCGGCCAGCACGCGCGCGCCGTCGGCCTCCTCCCCGCCCTTGCCGCTGGCGTGCAGTTGTAGCACGGCGCCCTCGACCACCCGGTGCACGCCCAGGGTGAAGTCGGGGTCGGTGTCTCCGGGCAGGTCCTCGCCGCGCGCCGAGGCGTCCTGCAGGCTGTCCTTCAGGGTCTCGCGCAGGGCTTCGACATCGGCGCCCAGGGCCAGCAGCGTGTCCAAGCCCTCGGGGTCGTGGGTCAGGGCCAACAGGAGATGCTCGAGGGTCACGTACTCGTGCCCAGCGACGCGGGCGTAGTCGGCCGCGCGCCCGATGGTGACCTGCAGGTGGTCGCCAATCATTCGCGCTCCTCCGGCTCGGCGACCACACGCAGGGGGTAGCCCTCCCGCCGCGCCTGCGCGCTGACCTGCGCGACCTTGGTCTCGGCCACGTCGCGGGTATAGACGCCGGCCACGCCCTGGCCCTTGTGGTGGACAGCCAGCATGATGAGGAGGGCGTCCTGTTCGGACTTGCGGAAGTGGCGCGCGAGAACAGCGACCACGAACTCCATCGGGGTGTAGTCGTCGTTCAGGAGCAGCACGCGCCACAGCCGGGGCTGGTCGGTCTGCGTGCGCTCCAGCGTCTGGGTGCGCTGGTCGCCGCCTGTGTGGGGGGTGCCGGGGCGGGTCATGTGCCCGAGTCTAGCGGGCACGTGCTGCGGGAAAGGTGGGGTCAGGCGGACCGGCGGGGCCAGACCGGCAGGTCCGGCGGCGACCCTGCCCGGCTCCCGGCGGGCCGCCGCTCAGCCCCCGTCCAGCCCCTCTTTGTGCAGCATCTCGCGGACCTGGGAAGCCGTGTAGGTGCGCGAGGGCACCCGCAGCAGCCGCAGTCCGCCGCAGCGGAAGGCCATGTCCTTGACGGCGTCGCGGTACTGCTGCTGGTCGGCGGTGTGCGACACCCCGTCGAGCTCGATAGCGAGCACCGGGCGGTAGTGGTCGCGCGTGTGGACCAGCAAAAAGTCCACGTGCTTGTCCCGGAGGCGTCCGCGTGTGGCCCCCGAATTGACCTTGTCGGTGATGTCGAACAGGTCGCCCAGCCGCACCTTGGTGAGCACGCGGTAGGGCAGGTCGGCGGTCGCGGCCTCCAGCGCCTCGAAGAAGGCGGCCTCGTCGCGCGTGAAGAAGTAGCGCCGGACCTTGAGGGGCAGCGACTCGGGCAGGGGCGCGCCCGAGCGCTGCGCTCCCTTGCCCGGCAGGGCGGAGGCAGCTTTTTCCCGGATTCCGAACAGCGAGGCGAGACATCCCAGAGGCACGCCCCACGGTAGCGCGCCGCGCCTGACACTGCGGGCACAGCCCTTCCCATCCCCTATCCTGGGCACGTCTCCCGTATACTCACCGCCTGTCTTTGAACCGAGTCCAATATTGATGGGGCCTGCCCGCCCCTGGAGGTTTCCGCCGTGCTGCCCACCATTCACAAGATCGTCTTCTTTCTGTTCGCCCTGGTGGCCGGGGGCTTCGGGGCCTGGGGCTTCTGGCGGCTCTACCTGCGCGTCCGCCGCGGCGCGCCGAGCACGGAAACCCGCTTCGACCGCCTGCCCGAGCGCCTGGGCTACGCGCTGCGCGTCAGCCTGACCCAGGAGCGCACCTTCCGGCGCCGGCCCTGGATCAGCACGCTGCACGCCTTCATCTTCTACGGCTTCGTGTACTACCTGCTGGTGAACGTGGTGGACGGCCTGGAAGGCTACTTTCACTTCTCCATCCTGAGCAGCAACCCGTTGGGAGCGGTGTACAACGTCCTGGCCGACGTGCTGAGCTTCCTGGTGCTCGTCGGCGTGATCGGGCTGGTCATCCGGCGCTTCGGCTCGCCGAGCAAGCGCGACTTCCGCTTCACCGAAAAGACGCCCATCCACCCGCTCATCAAGCAGAACTACATCGCCCGCGACGGGTTGATCGTGAGCTCCTTCATCACCTTCCACGTGGGGAGCCGCATTCTGGGCAACGCCGCCAAGATGGTCGCCGAGAACCGCGAGTTCGGGCACTACGACGCCTTCCAGCCCTTCTCGTCCGCGCTGGGCTCGGCGTTGTTCGGCGGCCTGAGTGA belongs to Deinococcus sp. Leaf326 and includes:
- a CDS encoding AAA family ATPase, with product MIGDHLQVTIGRAADYARVAGHEYVTLEHLLLALTHDPEGLDTLLALGADVEALRETLKDSLQDASARGEDLPGDTDPDFTLGVHRVVEGAVLQLHASGKGGEEADGARVLAELLEEEDSPARAALEAQGVTRLDVLSYLSHGVAKVEGRGRERRVPGVDGAAAEAEAPAETDPLEAYATDLTAQARAGEFDPVIGRDAELERTVHILARRSKNNPVLVGEPGVGKTALAEGLAQRVAGGQAPGFLKGASVYALNLGALLAGTRYRGDFEARLGAVIAALDGQNAVLFIDELHTIVGAGATEGGSVDAANLLKPALARGRLRVLGATTPAELRHLEKDRALWRRFQTVEVPEPSEEDALAILRGLAPHYAAHHGVTYADDALDAAVRLSARHLRDRFLPDKAIDVIDEAGAARRSAGRGGELAVSDIEATVARMARVPLGAVKAEEVRSLATLEADLGARVFGQEKAVQAVASAVKLARAGLRDPQKPQGMFLFAGPTGVGKTELARALADRLGIHLARFDMSEYQEPHTVARLIGAPPGYVGFDQGGLLTDAVAKHPHAVLLLDEIEKAHPDVYNVFLQLMDHGTLTDHAGKKVDGRGLLLIFTTNAGAADASRPALGFSRVGRAGEESEAVKRTFTPEFRNRLDAVIHFAPLSPSVLAGVVDKFLRALETQLAERRVTLTVTPAARARLAQLGYDPALGARPLARVIEERLGRPLADELLFGRLTGGGTVTVDVDSEENFSFRP
- the clpS gene encoding ATP-dependent Clp protease adapter ClpS yields the protein MTRPGTPHTGGDQRTQTLERTQTDQPRLWRVLLLNDDYTPMEFVVAVLARHFRKSEQDALLIMLAVHHKGQGVAGVYTRDVAETKVAQVSAQARREGYPLRVVAEPEERE
- a CDS encoding DUF2726 domain-containing protein, translated to MPLGCLASLFGIREKAASALPGKGAQRSGAPLPESLPLKVRRYFFTRDEAAFFEALEAATADLPYRVLTKVRLGDLFDITDKVNSGATRGRLRDKHVDFLLVHTRDHYRPVLAIELDGVSHTADQQQYRDAVKDMAFRCGGLRLLRVPSRTYTASQVREMLHKEGLDGG